The following are from one region of the Biomphalaria glabrata chromosome 4, xgBioGlab47.1, whole genome shotgun sequence genome:
- the LOC106072668 gene encoding beta-1,3-galactosyltransferase 1-like, with protein sequence MSDSDIEATPHLSNATLSPGNGVLHPGSLDEAVTWRLLRTRQRLIVNNYSYKYKLDSRRVCEKKAVVMVICFSTPAENVDERAKFRARMKEFKVWSNALHTVHIFFLGLPREGVAKDVQLKISHESLEHDDIVQGDFIDSPQNASLKTMFILKWVAMKCSGARFVVKASLKCDLNVPMLRAELTKARSSSHLFMMGRLATKDVLKTMEMKLESAIPYSVYKLDEYPEFLNGDAVGFPMEVAAITFQFALRLPLFRLENVFFTGIIATLLNIPLIDNPAMYFNNCTDIPKDQLLGPLSF encoded by the coding sequence ATGTCAGACTCTGATATCGAGGCGACACCTCATCTATCAAACGCTACACTTAGCCCAGGTAATGGCGTTTTGCACCCAGGCTCACTTGACGAGGCTGTAACCTGGCGACTCCTAAGGACAAGGCAACGTCTGATAGTCAACAACTACTCCTACAAGTACAAACTGGACTCGAGAAGGGTATGCGAGAAAAAGGCTGTTGTCATGGTCATTTGCTTTTCCACGCCCGCGGAAAATGTGGACGAAAGGGCCAAATTCAGAGCCCGGATGAAGGAGTTTAAAGTTTGGAGCAACGCTTTACATACAGTGCATATTTTCTTCCTCGGGTTGCCTCGGGAGGGAGTCGCAAAAGACGTTCAGTTGAAGATATCTCACGAGTCGCTAGAGCACGACGACATCGTCCAGGGAGACTTTATCGACTCCCCACAAAACGCCAGCCTGAAGACGATGTTCATATTGAAGTGGGTGGCGATGAAGTGTAGTGGTGCCAGATTTGTGGTCAAGGCGAGCCTCAAATGTGATCTGAACGTGCCGATGCTGCGTGCCGAACTGACCAAAGCCAGGTCAAGCAGTCACCTTTTTATGATGGGACGTTTGGCCACAAAGGACGTTCTAAAAACTATGGAAATGAAGCTCGAGTCGGCGATTCCTTATAGTGTGTATAAGCTAGATGAGTACCCAGAATTCCTCAACGGAGACGCCGTAGGGTTCCCTATGGAGGTGGCGGCCATTACATTCCAGTTTGCATTGAGATTACCACTATTTCGCTTAGAGAATGTTTTCTTCACTGGTATAATAGCAACCCTTCTTAATATTCCTCTGATTGACAACCCCGCTATGTATTTCAACAACTGCACCGACATTCCCAAAGACCAACTTTTAGGGCCACTCAGTTTTTAA